Part of the Caretta caretta isolate rCarCar2 chromosome 7, rCarCar1.hap1, whole genome shotgun sequence genome is shown below.
gctccctcAGGGCTGGGGGTCCCCATCGGGGCCAGGCTCTGCCCAGACACAGCGAGGGTACCTCCAACCCCAATTGCCTAGCAGGGAGCTCTCACCAGGAGCCAGGGTCcaggggagccaggggagcagggcaCCAGGGGTGGGGCACTCTCCCAACAGCTTCAACAGATGGGGCCTCTGGGGCTCTCTGCCCCTTGCCTGGTGCGCTGGCAGTATCTGATCTCTCCCAAGAGCTTATCACCCCAGTGTCCTGGCCCCATGGCCAACAGGAGGTGTTGAGTCCCAGGGCAGCACCAGCTCAGGGGTAAGGGTCAAATGGAGACACAGAAACCCCTttcagctgggggcagagcaacCTGCCATGGCCCAGGGCATCTCGGGCATTCCGCCGACCTGTCCTGTCCCCATCACCTGTCCCCCTGCCCAGGGACCCCGACATCACCCGAGCTGGGCCAGCTGCAAGCGACCAGCACAgagagtccccccccccccccccacaccagcaGCACAAGGAGGAGCAGGGGACATCCCTGGATTCCAGCCTCCCCACCGCAGCAGAAAACAAACTCTTATCCAGACAGGGCCCCGGATCCCCAAGCCCAGCTCTCATTTGCCCCCTGTATCCTTGGCTGCTGCCCCGAGGGATCGCCCCATGCATAGGGCTTTCCCTTGCAGCAGGCACTCAGTGTTGgagtcccccacccccccccactatcgggaccccactctgcaggggacagagggctcagacCCATGTACCCCCAAGAGTCCCAACCGCACCTTGACCAGCTCAGGCACTTAGGAGCTGGAGGTCCTGGTGCCTAGCAGGAGTCTGAGCCCCATGGAAATTGGCCCCAGAActaggcagctcagtggggaccACGGTCCAGGCCCTGGCCACCTGATCTGTGCTCTCTGCAACTCACCGCATGCATGAAGGGCTGGAGAAACAGCTAGGGGGGAGCTTTTGTTCCATTTGGCCCCGCTGGGCCTGACCTAGATCACCCCCAAGGGCAGAGCAGGACCAGCCAGATGTGTgtcgggggggctggggctgcagcgaCCCCCCTGGCCCAGGGGGCAGTGAGCTGGGGAGGGCGGGCAGGACAGCTCAAAGATGTTACCAAGCCGATGAAGTGCGAGGCACAGCTGAAACCCCAGGGCTGTGTTGGGAGTACAGCCCCCGCCCAGATGGGGTCCCATGCGCCGTGTAGGTCCCTGTGTCCCTGCCCTGCGTGATGGCTCCATGACACAGGGGTGTGTGGATGTCTCTGTCTTTCCAGGGGTGGAGGCAGCTTCTCCCCTTTGCCTTTGTGTCAGGGTCCAGATGTTGGGGGAATCTCTCCCCCGCACTCCCTGCAGTCTCTGTCTGTCCCGccagctgctctgccccagactctgacctggctcccagctcccctgcatGGGCACAATGCTGGATGGGGGGGCATTAGATTGGGTAGGGATCCAGGTGCTCAATCTGTGTAATTGAACAAAAAGATTAAAGTGACCTAAGAACCACACTGGGAACAGACCTGGGGTAACAGCCTTGCAGATGAAGGCCTAACCCGAGAagtagctagacaaattcagagtggaaatacgGTGTAAATGTTCCCAGCTAGGGGGACAGCCCGTTAGATAGGGGAAGTTGCCATTGCTGGATGGTTTTCCATCTCCAGGGGCTGTTTTTCTAGCAGATCTGCCCAAGTGCCGCCAGGAATTCATGCAGGGAGATTCTCTGGATTGTGTCacacaggaggttagactagatgagctTTGTGGTCCCCTCTGGCTCTAGAACCAAGGACTCTGTGGGCTTGGCAGGCCCGGGGAGTGCTGGGTCTAGCTCAGAGCCGACTCTGTCTCCAGTGAATATCACGgctgaggcagggcagtgggggggctcGCAGGGACCAGGGCAGCTTGGGTGTGGCAGATTCTCCCAGGGGATTCATGTCACACAAGACAGATTGCAGTGATGGGCACATGGCTCCTGCCTCGTAACTGCTAAATTTCCCGGCACTGGGGGCTGGGGTGACTCCAGCTTTGCAGCCCAAGTTCTGCCTACTGCAGACTCTCCAtgcagggagaccccccccccccccgtcagggTGGGCTTACATGTTTAGAActcaccctggtcccagcccttCCCAAAAAGGAACCAAGCGCCCAGGGCATGAGCACAGGAGCCTGTGGCTCTAATTGCTCCGGGGCGGTGACGGGGCAGGAGGAGCCTGGCGCCACAGGCTCGGGGTGCCAGAGTTCCCAGCCCCGTTATCCTGCCCAGGTCACCATCCACAGGGGTCACCAGGGCCGGGGGCTCAGTGACACCCCCTCACACTCATACCCAGAACTGCGTCTGGGGCCATGACGCCAATGAGCCAGgcgtggcagagctggggtcaaGGTCAGAGCTCAGCTCAAGGTCAGGGCTAAGGTTTCTCTGTCTGGTACCTTCTGGGCCCCCATCCCCTGTGTTGTCTGCCAGGGGTCTCTGGTGCTGGGTCTCTGTGTGTTATGCTGGAGGGGGAGGGCCGGGCcacccagggggaggggggaagtggggcaatttgccccaggcccccaaGAGAGTTTTTGGCGGCACTTCAGCGGCGGGGGGGTCCTTCTGCTCCATGTCTTTGGTGAAGTGCCTCGAAGACACTGAGTGGAAGGACCCCCGCTGCCGAAAACCCCTgaccccctgaatcctctgggcggccccgggggagggggccctggcAATCTCAGGTGCCCTGTGGGACCTTGCCCTACAGTGTTATCACTTGTTCTGGAGCAGGGCGGGGAGATGTGGGGCAAGCGGGGTGCCACCCTCCCCCGAGTTGTGGGGTTGCGCTGGAGGGAGGGGAGTCGTGCCCAGTTCTGTAGCCCTGCTGAGTTCCCCTTGCCTTCCCTCCTCTGCATGGAGCTTCTCCCGCAAGACACAGGGAAGGGAGAACCCTTTTGGCCCACAGACAagactggcagccaggactcctgggttcatccCTGACTGGAAGGGgactggggtctagtggttagagcaggggtgctgggagccaggactcctgggttctattcctgtccAACTGCATGAGCTGGTGGGCAGATCCCTTCTCCACCCTGCGATGTGTGATGCCCTGCATGCGTTTGTCTGtgtctgcccccccagccctcctccccctgctctcacacaggatattgggctgggaAGGCGCGCGGCGAAGGCACCTGTTTTCCGTTTGTTCGTTCGCTCGCGCTGGGAGATAAGCAGGCGTCGGAGCCGCCGCACTGACAGGAAGCGGGAGGGGGGGTCTCTGCGGGACCAGCACGATGTGCCACAACGCTGCACTGAGCCCTCTGCAAACAGCCAGGGACCCGGGCGGGCCTCAGCCGAGAGTCTGTGGgtactgtggggggagggggaagcctggACTCGGGTTCTATCCCTGTCGCCAGGAGTGACTGGGGTCTAATGATTAGAATGGAGCGGGGGGACTtactgggagcctggactcctgggttccatccccagctctaggaggggagtggggctagtgggttagagcgggaGGGGCTGGACAGATCATTGGAATGGAAACACAAGACCAGGATTTGATTCCCGGCTCAGCTATTGGCtggctgggtgaccctgggcaaggcaATTCActcctctttgcctcagtttccccctctgcaaaatggggacaatgacggctgggttctcttcccagctctgggagagcagTGGGTTAAAGCAGGAGggttggaagccaggactcctgggttctattcacagctcCAGAAGAGCTGTGTGTCCAGCTGGCtaaagcagggtggggggctcagagTCAGGACCCCTTTGCTTAGAACTTGATCTGTGGGGGTGTGCTGCCCCCTCATTTCTCTGGGTCTCTTTCAGCTCCGTATGGGACTCAACGCCACAGGGATGGAGCCTGAGATGAGCACCTCTGGCCCCTTCTATTCCCCCTGCAGCATGGAGGCCGGGGACCCTATCAGCACGCAGGGGACGTATGCTGCCCtgggccctgggctctggccccagaagATCGAGCCAGCCAACCGCAGGCTGGACCCCTTTGCCCAAGCCTTCCCCAACCCGCCTTTCGGGAAGCCATGGGTGCTGGGGACTCAGGCATCCAGGAGCCAGGGCTTCAGCTTGCAGGAGATAATGGCCCAGCCACCCCCTATTGCCCCACAGGAGGGAtacccccctgccagccccctgctgctgcaaCTCCCTGGAGGCCAGCTGGAGGGGTCAGGGCCTCCTCTGTCCTACTGCAGCCTCCCagtgaggcaggggcagggcggaGGTGGGTACGGGCAGCAGCGCAAGGAGCCCCTGCTTCCGTGCCTATACCAGGAAAACCAGCCTGCTAGCTACAGCCCCCCAGAGGGCTACCCGGGACCCGGTGAGTGACGGGGGGCGGGGAAGCGGAGTGGCTACGGGTGCCCTCAGGGGATGGTGGGGCAAAGATGGGGGAGGCCAGCTGAGGGGGACTCCAGTTTTGGGGAGGTTATGGGACTAGGAGATGCTCTccggggctgtggtggggggaagagacaacttggggggcagtggggggcatgGAGGGAGGATTCCAACTTGGAGAGTTATGGGGTTGGGAGGCACCACTGGGATGTGTGGGTCCAGGAGGATGCAGGGGTATGGACACAGGCCGATACGTGCCTGTGGGGACTGGAAAGGGGACACCTGGTTCAGTGTGGGTTATGGGGCAGAAGGGGGAACTCATCTCAGGGGAATTATGGGGCCACCCCTGAGGTTTACGGGATATACGATGGAGCGCCCCCAGCTTTGGTGGGAGGctgctgggatgggagggggaaaccCTGTCTCTTAGCTCTCACAGCCTAACCTCCCCTCCCTGTGTGTCAGCTCCCCAGGGGCTCGCAGGCCCTGAGATGTATGCTGGGCTCCTGGGCCCCCCTGACTGGCCCCCTGATGCcgcccccagcctctgctgctaCCAGGTAGGTTGGCACGAGGAGGGTGGTGGGAAATGGGCCACCCAGTCCCAGGACTATGCTGccgaggaggggagggggtggggagattcCCCCAAGACTAACGGCAAGGGCAGTGGAGTCTACTGGTTAGAGCGGGGCtggtgctgagagccaggactccagaggttctctccctggctgtgggTTCAGACTCCCTGCACTGAGCCTGTCATCCCCTGCAGGACACTGAGTGCTACTGCAAGGGGCTGGAGTTTCGCCCTGCTGGTTTTGCCCCATGGCTGGGGGTCTCCCCTCGGGAGCCAGAGTCAGAGGTCGCTGCTGCCAGGCTGGGGCATGAGCAGAGCCCCCCAATGGCAGGCCACACTGCCACGCCCCAGGTGAGAGTGGGaccctgggggagtgggggctgccTCCTTGGGTGGGGCATGGGTGGGGCAATGAAGTCAGGGGaggccccccccactcccaagtcCCCATCACAGCTCACAACCTTGCATCCAGCTGGGCTCCTGATCACCCATTGGACGGGAGGGCAGGGGACACTGGGGAGGGGGATAGCCAGGGAAGGAGGGGTTGGGAGGATGTCTTGGTGGTTAGCTGGGTGTTTCCCAGCACGGGGGCGGAGGAAAGGGGGAGTTGTTAGAGTCCtgccccccccagacccagcaGGGGTGTCGGCACTGGGGAGGCCACAATGCCGTTCCTCTCACTGCCCCCCCATGGGCTAGGCCCCTGCAGTCTCtgaccccttctcctccccaggtTTCTGGGAGCTCCTTGGCCTCCAGTTATCGGGGCACTCCTTATTGGAGCCGGATGCACCGGGCCAGGGACCCCCCGCACTACACACCAACCCCCATGCTCAACCCGCTGCGCCGAGGCACGGGGCTGTTTGCTGAGCTGGGAGCCTCGCTGGGCGGTAAGTGCCCACCACCTTCCAATGCAGGCTGGGGGGCTTGATTGGTCGcttgggaaccaggactcctgggttctcccagATGCGGCCGAGTGtggccaaggggcagggggtgcaaGGGAGGGTCTCTCCCTCCACTGAACCACGTGGGCTGGGTCCctggttgtggtggtggtggtggggagtccATGAAGGTTTGTCGGGTGGGTACAGAGCCATATGGGGGGTTCTGCAGGGCCCTAGGAGATGGGCAGGGCGTTGGGAGTTCAGGGCAGGTTGGGGGACTGTGTCTGTGCCAGGGGCCTTCACAGCTGGACTCTCCCCTCCACAGGTGGCAGCCCCGACCCCCTCCAGTGCCTGGACACCCCGTAAGTCCTGtcttttggggtggagggagactAGGCTACAGCCCCCGGGGCAGGTGTGGCAAAGGGGATGGGCCCCAGGGTGGGACTTTTGATCCAGGGATCTCCTGGTGGAGGGAGGAatccccaggctgggggtggctggggagtGTAAGTGGGGGGGAAATGGC
Proteins encoded:
- the LOC142072706 gene encoding transcriptional-regulating factor 1-like; amino-acid sequence: MGLNATGMEPEMSTSGPFYSPCSMEAGDPISTQGTYAALGPGLWPQKIEPANRRLDPFAQAFPNPPFGKPWVLGTQASRSQGFSLQEIMAQPPPIAPQEGYPPASPLLLQLPGGQLEGSGPPLSYCSLPVRQGQGGGGYGQQRKEPLLPCLYQENQPASYSPPEGYPGPAPQGLAGPEMYAGLLGPPDWPPDAAPSLCCYQDTECYCKGLEFRPAGFAPWLGVSPREPESEVAAARLGHEQSPPMAGHTATPQVSGSSLASSYRGTPYWSRMHRARDPPHYTPTPMLNPLRRGTGLFAELGASLGGGSPDPLQCLDTPQINVGPAFQPALPVLRDPHLARLDPPQADLAWRPWPGLEQDAETQRQVETLLDVACSSALPGGGTNQELALHCLCQAGGNVMVALETLLLRTPVWPKCHPLASYHYTGSDMWSTHERRLFSKAFALHRKDFAQIQRAVPSKRLAQCVEFYYLHKSRLRRSHKRSGAGSETGAIVGRAGPGQPPPTPELPQDSPPGSSFPCKRCGKTFYKIKSRNAHMKIHRQQDDWGGQAGILGPGALPAPHAGCPPWANTEPAEPVAEALACPGLGLLYGRDMEQLFM